In Phormidium yuhuli AB48, one genomic interval encodes:
- a CDS encoding RAMP superfamily CRISPR-associated protein translates to MYQQAYGIIETLSPLHVGATAGEESGNLNLIFRDPFTQTGIIPGSSLRGRFRAEMRFREDQDEQYWYGHEAEPGVSDSTSESRVKFEYASILWLPVFCPGQPVVWVSCPRLLQRYKRIAETSKELPEELPELYTASESLNAPQIDGQYKLFFNFGFLKLGQKDNLQAWFPDGQERPAVIVADNEIGMIHDMALYRQSRVKLCDEEKKVEGGQFFNTEALPESTIMVFPVALRREEELRNWPPFGDNTINEDEMYFGGLESIGFGHCRVKLYR, encoded by the coding sequence ATGTATCAACAAGCCTACGGAATCATTGAAACTCTATCTCCCCTCCATGTCGGCGCCACCGCCGGGGAGGAAAGCGGTAATCTCAATTTGATTTTTCGTGACCCCTTCACGCAAACTGGGATTATCCCAGGGAGTTCCCTGCGCGGTCGCTTTCGGGCGGAAATGCGTTTTCGGGAGGACCAAGATGAACAGTACTGGTATGGACATGAAGCCGAACCGGGAGTCAGCGACAGTACCAGCGAATCTCGGGTGAAGTTTGAATATGCGTCCATCCTTTGGCTTCCGGTGTTTTGTCCCGGTCAACCGGTGGTTTGGGTCAGTTGTCCGCGCCTGTTGCAACGTTACAAACGCATTGCGGAGACTTCTAAAGAATTACCAGAAGAATTACCAGAACTGTACACAGCTTCTGAAAGCCTCAACGCGCCGCAGATTGACGGTCAGTACAAGCTATTTTTCAACTTCGGTTTCCTCAAACTCGGTCAGAAAGACAATTTACAGGCTTGGTTTCCTGATGGACAGGAACGTCCAGCAGTGATTGTGGCGGACAATGAAATTGGGATGATTCACGATATGGCTCTGTATCGTCAGAGTCGGGTTAAACTCTGTGATGAGGAGAAAAAGGTGGAGGGAGGTCAGTTTTTCAATACGGAAGCGTTACCCGAAAGTACGATTATGGTCTTTCCGGTGGCGTTACGGCGGGAGGAGGAGTTACGAAACTGGCCGCCGTTTGGGGACAACACCATCAATGAAGATGAGATGTATTTTGGGGGATTGGAGTCCATTGGCTTCGGTCACTGTCGGGTCAAGCTTTATCGCTAA
- a CDS encoding type III-B CRISPR module-associated Cmr3 family protein: protein MFRYLITIQPLGFLYASAGGFLSPENLVGRAQSKFPPDAYTLSGLIFSANKSQNFASQEELRENLFVAGPFWANLDDLNASQDFYVPIPSTKMIGKAEVNTWELQEDGWQQSNPNSEMKPAFKWQKLSAWNQDSQTLLQQKAVAKEPWEYLSMLHPNLKSNERSVREKDGLFLENAVRLKDHACLLYLSTVPLDKGWYRFGGENHLVEIESHELQDQHPLVSLLQQPIRCSFALLTPGVWGSNRISHRYPQHPDFPKPRWLLTAKAVPFRFRAGGRSKADGSRDTGRLGRGRYAVKAGAVYVLDDPLNQTWWESPEAWYPKEGYSLKHIGCGLSLPLDVAGL, encoded by the coding sequence ATGTTTCGCTATCTCATCACCATTCAACCCCTGGGTTTCCTCTACGCCAGCGCCGGAGGATTCCTCTCCCCAGAAAACCTCGTTGGACGCGCTCAAAGCAAATTCCCCCCCGACGCCTACACCCTATCTGGACTCATCTTTAGCGCCAATAAATCCCAAAATTTTGCCAGTCAAGAAGAGTTGCGCGAAAATCTCTTTGTCGCCGGGCCATTTTGGGCCAACCTAGATGACCTTAACGCCTCCCAAGACTTTTACGTCCCGATTCCTTCCACAAAAATGATTGGCAAAGCCGAGGTCAACACTTGGGAATTACAGGAAGACGGCTGGCAACAGTCCAACCCCAATTCTGAGATGAAACCCGCTTTTAAATGGCAAAAACTATCCGCCTGGAACCAAGATTCCCAGACCCTATTACAACAAAAGGCCGTCGCCAAAGAACCTTGGGAATATCTCTCCATGCTTCATCCTAACCTAAAATCAAACGAACGCTCTGTGCGCGAGAAAGACGGCTTATTTCTGGAAAACGCCGTCCGACTCAAAGACCACGCCTGTCTTTTGTACCTCTCCACCGTTCCCCTAGACAAAGGATGGTATCGCTTTGGCGGCGAAAACCATCTCGTGGAAATCGAATCCCACGAACTCCAGGACCAGCATCCCCTCGTCTCGCTTCTACAACAACCCATCCGCTGCAGTTTCGCCCTCCTGACTCCAGGAGTTTGGGGGTCTAATCGCATCTCCCACCGCTACCCCCAACATCCCGACTTTCCCAAACCCCGATGGTTACTCACCGCCAAAGCCGTTCCCTTTCGCTTTCGCGCTGGGGGACGCAGCAAAGCCGATGGAAGCCGAGACACGGGACGCTTGGGACGGGGACGCTACGCCGTCAAAGCGGGCGCTGTTTATGTCTTGGATGACCCTCTCAACCAGACCTGGTGGGAAAGTCCCGAAGCCTGGTATCCCAAAGAAGGATATAGCCTAAAGCACATCGGCTGTGGTCTCAGCCTCCCCCTTGATGTCGCTGGTTTATAG
- a CDS encoding Cas10/Cmr2 second palm domain-containing protein gives MSGYTATTFAPVQGFIEKSRKLRDLYGASLILSYLSRQITNLADSSVICPGDPNRTKGLPNRLLIKGRVSEERIRQALLEGWGRVLRECRGWVEEKLPEYDYHWQRQWTLWQNHSWEIFWGWGDSISGAMYDLERRKVGRDWSAVNWIGESSSLSGTDAIAWNELGSRQRNPKELRYSQEKDKIDRFYQQLAAVLEGKAPEETPEGKFLDTSERVSLPELVKRLVTHPQIARRIGEDFPQLDRSFSDVIRRPNPEWQTPGRWTGWFMGDGDKVGDYLKHLSEGENADDRLKDFSQAMRDWGKQFEQEFPKSLGRVIYAGGDDFLGVVYDSRADLTGDTLPEATQTLKVNSWNWLQHLPEKWQEHGQKIGLSVGFVWAGHSVPQRDVLQHCREAERRSKNLGRDRLTLRVVFNSGQFVQWTCPWPYLSILDCYCDREGGGNWGHLYNDMAQLKARHAIAPSPRSDDLEDDPLEDESPGPADAAIAIALANIYFKPTCAPFTHLEPGTVGDYLFRELFEANPPPHGTQNPVQQAFINWFDDLVSIGWHFRR, from the coding sequence ATGTCTGGATACACAGCTACCACCTTCGCCCCGGTTCAAGGATTCATCGAAAAATCCCGTAAATTGCGGGATCTCTATGGTGCGTCTTTAATTCTCTCCTACCTCAGCCGACAAATTACCAACCTAGCGGACTCCTCGGTGATTTGTCCGGGAGACCCCAACCGGACAAAGGGACTCCCCAATCGCCTTTTAATCAAAGGGAGGGTATCTGAAGAGAGGATTCGTCAGGCCCTGTTGGAGGGCTGGGGTCGGGTTTTGAGGGAATGTCGAGGCTGGGTTGAGGAAAAACTTCCCGAGTATGACTATCATTGGCAGCGACAATGGACCCTTTGGCAAAACCACAGTTGGGAAATTTTTTGGGGTTGGGGAGATAGTATCTCTGGGGCGATGTATGACTTGGAACGGCGGAAGGTGGGACGGGATTGGAGTGCGGTGAATTGGATTGGGGAAAGTTCGAGTTTGTCGGGAACGGATGCGATCGCCTGGAATGAACTGGGTTCCCGTCAGCGCAATCCCAAGGAGTTACGCTACAGTCAGGAAAAAGATAAAATCGACCGCTTCTATCAGCAATTGGCGGCGGTTCTGGAAGGAAAAGCACCGGAGGAGACTCCAGAGGGTAAATTCTTGGATACTTCGGAACGGGTGAGTCTTCCTGAATTGGTGAAACGGTTGGTGACTCATCCTCAAATTGCCCGTCGGATTGGTGAGGACTTCCCACAACTCGATCGCAGTTTCTCCGATGTCATCCGCCGTCCTAACCCGGAATGGCAAACCCCTGGACGCTGGACGGGTTGGTTTATGGGAGATGGGGATAAAGTTGGGGACTATCTTAAACACTTGTCCGAGGGGGAAAATGCCGATGACCGGTTAAAAGATTTCAGCCAGGCTATGCGAGATTGGGGCAAACAATTTGAGCAAGAGTTTCCTAAATCTCTCGGTCGTGTCATCTATGCTGGGGGAGATGATTTCCTGGGAGTGGTGTACGACAGCCGGGCTGATTTAACGGGGGACACCTTACCTGAGGCGACCCAAACCTTGAAGGTTAATTCCTGGAATTGGTTGCAACATCTTCCAGAAAAATGGCAAGAACATGGTCAAAAGATTGGTCTGAGTGTTGGCTTTGTTTGGGCGGGTCATAGCGTTCCCCAACGGGATGTTTTACAGCATTGTCGGGAAGCGGAGAGGCGTTCCAAAAACCTGGGGCGCGATCGCCTCACGCTGCGGGTGGTCTTTAATAGCGGACAGTTTGTGCAATGGACTTGTCCTTGGCCCTATCTTTCGATTCTCGACTGTTATTGCGATCGCGAGGGTGGAGGAAATTGGGGACATCTGTATAACGATATGGCGCAACTCAAAGCACGACATGCGATCGCCCCCAGTCCCCGTTCAGACGACCTAGAGGATGACCCTTTAGAAGATGAATCTCCCGGCCCCGCTGATGCGGCGATCGCGATCGCCCTGGCTAACATTTATTTTAAGCCAACCTGCGCCCCCTTTACTCACCTCGAACCCGGAACAGTGGGCGATTACCTCTTCCGAGAACTCTTTGAAGCCAACCCACCCCCTCACGGGACTCAAAATCCCGTGCAGCAAGCCTTCATCAACTGGTTTGACGACCTAGTTTCCATCGGTTGGCATTTCCGTCGTTAA